Proteins found in one Nostoc sp. NIES-3756 genomic segment:
- a CDS encoding NAD(P)H-quinone oxidoreductase subunit 4, whose translation MIADGFPWLTAIILLPLVAAGFIPLLPDKEGKLVRWYALGVGIADFVLMCYTFWQHYDASNATFQLVEKYDWLPQLGFSWAVSVDGISMPLVLLAGFVTTLSMLAAWQVNLKPRLFYFLMLVLYSAQIGVFVSQDLLLFFIMWELELVPVYLLVSIWGGQKRRYAATKFLLYTAAASIFILIAGLAMALYGDNTTFDIVELGAKNYPLALELLLYAGLLIAFGVKLAIFPLHTWLPDAHGEASAPVSMILAGVLLKMGGYGLIRLNMGLLPDAHIYFAPVLATLGVINIIYGALNSFAQTHMKRRLAYSSVSHMGFVLLGIASFTDVGVSGAMLQMLSHGLIAAVLFFLAGVTYDRTHTMAMDNLGGIGQAMPKVFALFTASAMASLALPGMSGFVSELKVFIGVTSSDVYSSTFCTVMVFLAAVGVILTPIYLLSMLRQVFYGTGAELSCNINNQAYENLEDEGTACFGTDCLLPGEAVYRDATPREVFIAVSFLVLIIGVGVYPKIATQMYDVKTVAVNTQVRQSYTQIAQSNPKIYAKGFFAPKIAEPELMAVSGIVK comes from the coding sequence ATGATAGCGGATGGATTTCCTTGGCTGACCGCGATTATATTGCTACCACTCGTTGCTGCTGGATTTATTCCCCTGCTGCCTGATAAAGAAGGCAAGCTTGTGCGATGGTACGCCCTTGGTGTAGGAATCGCGGACTTTGTTTTAATGTGCTACACCTTTTGGCAACATTACGATGCCAGCAATGCAACTTTTCAACTAGTGGAGAAATATGATTGGCTGCCTCAGTTGGGTTTTAGCTGGGCAGTTTCAGTTGATGGAATTTCCATGCCACTCGTGTTGCTGGCGGGGTTTGTGACGACACTTTCGATGTTGGCTGCATGGCAAGTTAATCTCAAGCCGCGTCTATTTTATTTCTTAATGTTGGTGTTGTATTCTGCCCAAATTGGCGTATTTGTTTCCCAAGACTTATTACTTTTCTTCATCATGTGGGAACTGGAATTGGTTCCAGTTTACCTCCTTGTCTCTATTTGGGGCGGTCAAAAACGCCGCTATGCTGCCACCAAATTCTTGCTTTACACAGCCGCAGCTTCAATTTTCATCTTAATTGCAGGGCTGGCAATGGCTCTGTATGGTGACAACACCACCTTCGATATCGTCGAACTGGGAGCAAAGAATTATCCTCTGGCTTTAGAGTTGTTACTCTATGCGGGATTATTAATTGCCTTTGGTGTAAAACTTGCAATTTTCCCCCTACACACCTGGTTGCCTGATGCCCACGGTGAAGCCTCAGCCCCTGTATCGATGATTTTGGCTGGTGTGTTATTAAAAATGGGTGGATATGGGCTAATCCGCCTGAATATGGGTTTGCTTCCTGATGCGCATATTTACTTTGCCCCAGTCCTGGCAACTTTGGGTGTCATCAATATTATTTACGGTGCTTTGAACTCCTTTGCTCAAACCCACATGAAGCGCCGCCTCGCCTATTCTTCCGTTTCCCACATGGGATTTGTATTGCTGGGTATTGCTTCCTTCACTGATGTGGGTGTGAGTGGAGCGATGCTGCAAATGCTTTCTCACGGTTTGATTGCGGCTGTACTGTTCTTCCTGGCTGGTGTTACTTACGATCGCACCCATACAATGGCAATGGATAATTTGGGTGGTATCGGTCAAGCTATGCCCAAAGTGTTCGCTTTGTTTACCGCCAGCGCAATGGCATCTTTAGCACTTCCGGGAATGAGTGGCTTTGTCAGCGAACTGAAGGTGTTTATTGGTGTCACCTCCAGCGACGTTTACAGTTCTACATTCTGCACTGTAATGGTGTTTCTGGCCGCAGTGGGTGTTATCCTCACACCAATCTATTTATTGTCAATGTTGCGACAAGTATTTTACGGTACTGGTGCAGAACTCAGTTGCAACATCAACAATCAAGCTTACGAGAATTTAGAGGATGAAGGTACAGCTTGTTTTGGTACAGACTGTCTCTTACCTGGGGAAGCTGTATATAGAGATGCTACCCCCCGTGAAGTCTTCATTGCTGTCAGCTTCTTGGTGTTAATTATTGGTGTGGGTGTATATCCCAAGATTGCTACGCAGATGTACGATGTGAAAACCGTAGCAGTTAATACTCAGGTGCGCCAATCATATACACAAATCGCCCAAAGTAACCCCAAAATCTATGCGAAAGGTTTCTTCGCTCCCAAAATCGCCGAGCCTGAATTAATGGCTGTTTCCGGCATCGTTAAGTAA
- a CDS encoding PD-(D/E)XK nuclease family protein: MSLFKNLLNLHSGVRPVEDFFTEIVAYFLSINTDILLHWLKQHGIINEENYHSINITTQKYYEPLAHHDQGSKPDIVIELANDATTDVIFIESKVGSTEGVDQLKRYAEILSSLTYPQRRILIYITRDYDPKEAEKIISALNVNFHQLRWYQFYNYLTKKSHDILAKEILKFMGVNGMSHTNQISSIDLLTMINFKNTLKFMEDTLSDEVKAKFKGAFKGYVYGKSEMLSDSLYQWEKCSRYIINNRLTPHSGKWDIWCGLGYFNLNPESLTEYPHIGILLDVDLRFAKAERVIEFMQKVINQKPDLWKKYLYDSSKPSTWSTIAYHKSLREFLSQEDHLHSIKAFFFECIEEMQAIQEEFNFPWEVLNK; the protein is encoded by the coding sequence ATGTCTTTATTTAAAAATCTACTTAATTTACATTCAGGTGTTAGACCTGTTGAGGATTTCTTTACTGAGATAGTCGCTTATTTTTTATCTATTAATACAGATATTTTGCTTCATTGGTTGAAACAGCACGGAATTATCAATGAAGAAAATTATCATAGCATAAATATTACAACACAAAAATACTATGAACCCCTAGCACATCATGATCAAGGTAGCAAGCCTGATATTGTAATTGAACTAGCTAATGATGCCACGACAGATGTAATTTTTATAGAATCTAAAGTCGGTTCAACTGAAGGAGTAGACCAATTAAAAAGATATGCTGAAATTTTAAGTAGTTTAACCTATCCTCAACGACGAATTTTAATTTATATCACTCGTGATTATGACCCAAAAGAAGCTGAAAAAATTATTTCAGCTTTAAATGTAAATTTCCATCAGTTGAGATGGTATCAGTTTTATAACTACTTAACTAAAAAATCTCACGATATTTTGGCAAAGGAAATATTAAAGTTTATGGGAGTAAATGGAATGTCACATACTAATCAAATTTCATCTATTGATTTATTAACGATGATTAATTTTAAGAATACTTTGAAATTTATGGAAGATACTCTTAGTGACGAAGTAAAAGCAAAATTCAAGGGAGCTTTTAAGGGTTATGTTTATGGTAAGTCAGAGATGTTATCAGATAGTTTATATCAGTGGGAAAAATGCAGCAGATATATAATCAATAATCGCTTAACTCCTCACTCTGGAAAATGGGATATATGGTGTGGGCTTGGATACTTTAATTTGAATCCAGAAAGTTTAACTGAATATCCACATATAGGAATTTTGTTAGATGTTGACCTTCGTTTCGCAAAAGCTGAAAGAGTTATTGAATTTATGCAAAAAGTTATTAATCAAAAACCTGATTTATGGAAAAAATATTTATATGATTCTAGCAAACCTTCTACTTGGTCAACTATTGCTTACCATAAAAGTTTAAGAGAATTTTTATCCCAAGAAGATCATCTACACTCTATCAAGGCATTTTTCTTTGAATGTATTGAAGAAATGCAAGCTATTCAAGAAGAATTTAACTTTCCTTGGGAAGTTTTGAATAAATAA
- a CDS encoding glycerol acyltransferase encodes MIYQAQPPLEFIPPAFNPLFLRFVHLFLPTWIRTQTAINHIEAENVEVLVKLYQEFQEKKIRFLLAFRHPQTEDPFSLVYLLSQIVPRVARQQSIALESPIHAHFIYDRGIPLWAGDYVGWVASQLGGTPIQRGKADWTGLRSARDLFANGRFPMAAAPEGATNGLSEMISPLEPGIAQMGFWCAEDLQKAGRTEQVLILPVGIKYSYVDAPWDAIAQLLDELSIASGLSVDTTAKNQIPDLQSLYPRLLTLAEHLLSLMEQFYTRFYHLKLSEVAENADVDRNEALKLRLQALLNAALQIAEQHFNLQSKGGFSDRCRRVEQAGWNYIFREDYKDTKGLSAVERALGDRVAEEANARMWHMRLVESFVAVSGNYIREKPTVERFAETVLIVWQMLAKIQGSKSFNRPKLGKQKVKFTIGEPLSVTELYPKYKESRLGARQAVADLTNDLQQAMENLLYSS; translated from the coding sequence ATGATTTACCAAGCACAACCACCTCTCGAATTTATCCCCCCAGCTTTTAATCCTTTATTTCTGCGGTTTGTTCATCTGTTTTTACCAACGTGGATACGTACTCAAACAGCCATTAACCATATTGAAGCAGAGAATGTTGAGGTTCTAGTGAAGCTCTATCAGGAGTTTCAAGAGAAGAAAATTCGCTTTTTATTGGCGTTTCGCCATCCGCAGACAGAAGATCCATTTTCTTTGGTTTATTTGCTTTCTCAAATTGTGCCAAGGGTAGCACGACAGCAAAGTATAGCACTAGAATCTCCTATTCACGCTCATTTTATTTACGATCGCGGCATTCCTCTTTGGGCGGGTGACTATGTTGGCTGGGTTGCGTCACAATTAGGTGGAACGCCTATACAGAGAGGTAAGGCTGACTGGACTGGCTTACGTTCGGCGCGGGATTTGTTCGCCAATGGTAGATTTCCGATGGCTGCTGCACCAGAAGGTGCTACTAATGGTTTATCGGAGATGATTAGCCCATTAGAACCAGGAATTGCTCAAATGGGTTTTTGGTGTGCTGAAGACTTGCAAAAAGCTGGACGTACTGAACAGGTCTTAATTTTACCAGTTGGGATTAAATATAGTTACGTTGATGCACCTTGGGATGCGATCGCCCAACTTTTAGATGAGTTATCTATAGCTAGTGGTTTATCTGTAGATACAACAGCTAAGAATCAAATTCCTGATTTGCAGTCACTTTATCCACGCCTGTTAACTTTGGCGGAACATTTACTATCGTTGATGGAACAGTTTTACACGCGGTTTTATCATCTCAAGTTGTCCGAGGTGGCGGAAAATGCAGATGTTGACCGCAACGAAGCATTAAAATTGCGGTTACAGGCTTTGTTAAATGCAGCACTACAAATAGCCGAACAGCATTTTAACTTACAATCTAAAGGAGGTTTTAGCGATCGCTGTCGTCGGGTAGAACAAGCTGGATGGAATTATATATTTAGGGAAGATTATAAGGATACAAAAGGATTATCTGCTGTTGAGAGGGCATTAGGCGATCGTGTTGCGGAAGAAGCCAATGCGAGAATGTGGCACATGAGATTAGTTGAAAGTTTTGTAGCGGTTTCTGGTAATTATATCCGCGAAAAACCCACAGTAGAAAGATTTGCTGAAACCGTCTTAATTGTCTGGCAGATGTTAGCAAAAATCCAAGGCAGTAAATCTTTCAACCGTCCCAAATTAGGCAAACAAAAAGTCAAATTTACCATTGGTGAACCGCTATCGGTAACAGAACTGTATCCTAAATATAAAGAGAGCCGTTTAGGTGCAAGACAAGCCGTTGCTGATTTAACAAACGATTTACAACAAGCGATGGAAAACTTGCTTTACAGTTCGTAG